A region from the Candidatus Gorgyraea atricola genome encodes:
- a CDS encoding helix-turn-helix domain-containing protein: MKKYVGVKEIAEFIGLPTGTIYYYVSTAKIPHYKFNGKPRFVLAEVDRAIRGNGKGNDSEKVW, encoded by the coding sequence ATGAAAAAATATGTAGGCGTAAAAGAGATTGCTGAGTTTATAGGGTTGCCCACAGGGACGATTTACTATTATGTAAGCACGGCAAAGATACCTCATTATAAGTTTAATGGAAAGCCCAGATTTGTTCTTGCAGAGGTTGATAGGGCAATAAGAGGGAATGGTAAAGGCAATGACAGCGAAAAAGTTTGGTGA
- a CDS encoding helix-turn-helix transcriptional regulator codes for MTEREILAKIQDYMRKHNLRQWEFAKKIGVPDGTLNRWLRGRSNISKAYLKLLKKEGVI; via the coding sequence ATGACGGAACGGGAAATACTTGCGAAGATTCAGGATTACATGCGAAAACATAACCTCCGTCAATGGGAATTCGCGAAGAAAATCGGGGTTCCTGATGGCACGCTAAATAGGTGGCTTAGAGGAAGATCAAATATCTCAAAGGCCTATTTAAAGCTTCTGAAGAAAGAAGGGGTTATTTAG